A single Chaetodon trifascialis isolate fChaTrf1 chromosome 18, fChaTrf1.hap1, whole genome shotgun sequence DNA region contains:
- the LOC139346836 gene encoding coagulation factor XIII A chain-like, which translates to MSRPVNESDYRGRHSEPVPTSNLLSDDNDYLPFESFDDRGRPRGYAPAGAPLQVQNVDMCQQQNKPNHYTTAYDIQNLVVRRGQEFVLRITFSRPLTPEDDFQVEFLIGSNPSPNKGSLVTVTFNSRHGGPWLGRILESQGQAVTLGITPTPDAIVGKFRTYVAIVTGGGMQRTSRDTSTDLYLLFNAWCPDDPVFLADEAERREYVLNDTGVIFQGSVGSVTTRHWMFGQFERGVLDACIYILDASRMPIYNRGNIIKLIRKGSAMLNSQDDNGVLVGNWSDDYSMGTPPTSWTGSVKILLQYANTGVPVCFAQCWVFAGVFNTFLRCLGVPARVITNFSSAHDNTGNLKTDLIFKTDGTPDKRHTRDSIWNYHCWNEVCIARHDLPPSLGGWQVVDATPQETSDGHFRCGPASVAAIKEGLLCHPFDCGFVFAEVNSDVVFYKRDRYGTLSPFKVEKAYVGQIIYTKAVGSTAPMDITHTYKYPEGSSEDNKTMARAEEYGCQRDHSELSDATLTVTVSAEPVYLGQDVNLAVDFQNQSELTTTVHAHLAGSVIFYTGVTANQFKDLDFTATVPAYQTERVVLNVTAQEYMPHLGSQLCLHFVVTGQADDQSVTAIKVVDLQTPGLTMTVSGEPRMHQEMFVTVSFTNPFDFDLKNVRLAMEGPGLMEHKTHEYSIINAHASISWKESFFPRLEGQRCLMAVLDCSNLHQVFGIAEVIITA; encoded by the exons ATGTCTCGTCCAGTCAACGAATCAGACTACAGGGGGCGCCACAGTGAACCA GTGCCGACCTCCAACCTTTTGAGCGATGACAACGATTATCTGCCGTTTGAGTCTTTTGATGACAGGGGCAGGCCCAGAGGATATGCACCTGCGGGCG CGCCTCTGCAGGTGCAGAACGTCGACATGTgccagcagcagaacaagccaAACCACTACACCACCGCCTACGACATCCAGAACCTGGTGGTCCGCCGGGGTCAGGAGTTCGTCCTGCGCATCACCTTCAGCCGCCCGCTGACCCCCGAGGACGACTTCCAGGTTGAGTTCCTGATCG gtTCCAACCCTTCACCCAATAAGGGCTCTCTGGTGACAGTGACCTTCAACTCCCGTCATGGAGGTCCGTGGTTGGGCCGGATTCTGGAGAGTCAGGGGCAGGCAGTCACACTGGGCATCACGCCGACACCCGACGCCATCGTGGGGAAGTTTCGTACCTACGTGGCCATCGTGACGGGCGGGGGCATGCAGCGAACCAGTCGGGACACCAGCACCGACCTGTACCTGCTGTTCAACGCCTGGTGTCCAG ACGACCCTGTGTTTCTTGCTGATGAAGCTGAACGGAGGGAGTACGTCCTGAACGACACAGGTGTGATCTTTCAGGGGTCTGTTGGATCTGTGACAACCCGCCACTGGATGTTTGGACAG TTTGAACGTGGCGTCTTAGATGCCTGCATCTACATCCTGGATGCATCCCGGATGCCAATCTACAACAGAGGCAACATCatcaaactgatcaggaagggATCTGCCATG CTCAACTCTCAGGACGATAATGGCGTGTTGGTTGGGAACTGGAGTGACGACTACTCCATGGGCACTCCCCCGACATCTTGGACAGGCAGTGTCAAGATCCTGCTGCAGTACGCCAACACCGGAGTCCCTGTCTGTTTCGCCCAGTGCTGGGTGTTCGCTGGAGTCTTCAACACCT tctTACGCTGCCTCGGCGTCCCAGCGAGGGTCATCACCaacttcagctcagctcacgACAACACGGGCAACCTGAAGACTGACCTCATCTTCAAGACTGATGGCACGCCGGACAAACGCCACACCCGGGACTCCATCTG gAACTACCACTGCTGGAACGAGGTGTGCATTGCACGTCATGACCTGCCGCCCAGCCTTGGAGGATGGCAGGTGGTGGACGCCACGCCCCAGGAGACCAGTGATG GACATTTTCGCTGTGGTCCAGCCTCAGTCGCTGCCATCAAGGAAGGCCTGCTCTGCCACCCGTTTGACTGTGGCTTTGTCTTCGCTGAG GTGAACAGCGACGTGGTCTTCTACAAGCGGGACCGCTACGGAACTTTGAGTCCTTTCAAGGTGGAAAAGGCTTATGTTGGACAAATTATTTACACCAAGGCTGTGGGCAGCACAGCGCCTATGGACATCACACACACCTACAAGTACCCtgaag GGAGCAGCGAGGACAACAAGACGATGGCTCGGGCGGAGGAATACGGCTGTCAGCGGGATCACTCCGAGCTGTCCGATGCAACGCTGACTGTCACCGTCAGCGCTGAGCCG GTCTATCTGGGTCAGGACGTGAACCTGGCAGTGGATTTCCAGAACCAGAGTGAACTCACCACAACCGTCCACGCTCACCTGGCCGGGTCTGTCATCTTCTACACTGGAGTCACAGCCAATCAATTCAAAGATCTCGACTTCACTGCCACCGTGCCGGCCTATCAGA CGGAGCGTGTGGTGCTGAATGTCACAGCTCAGGAGTACATGCCTCACCTGGGCTCTCAGCTCTGCCTGCACTTTGTTGTGACTGGACAGGCTGACGACCAATCAGTGACCGCAATCAAGGTGGTCGACCTGCAGACCCCAGGACTCACCATGacg GTGAGCGGTGAGCCTCGAATGCATCAGGAGATGTTTGTGACCGTTTCCTTCACCAACCCCTTCGACTTCGATCTGAAGAACGTCCGTCTGGCCATGGAGGGACCTGGACTCATGGAGCACAAGACCCATGAATACAG CATCATTAATGCTCATGCTTCGATCTCCTGGAAGGAGTCGTTCTTCCCTCGGCTGGAAGGACAGCGATGCCTCATGGCAGTGTTGGACTGCAGCAACCTCCATCAG gTGTTTGGAATCGCTGAAGTCATCATCACTGCCTGA